From Streptomyces sp. NBC_01460, a single genomic window includes:
- a CDS encoding STAS domain-containing protein, with protein sequence MTADELRVVVEAADDGVVLVRVRGSLDGWSDPGLAGALEEAAGRGGRLTVADLSRLEFADSTGLHALLNAQRRHDEAGVRLVLAGPLGAGVRRLFEVSGTLDAFTFADTVDAALAC encoded by the coding sequence ATGACGGCGGATGAACTGCGTGTGGTCGTGGAGGCCGCGGACGACGGTGTCGTCCTGGTCCGTGTCCGGGGAAGCCTGGACGGATGGTCGGACCCGGGACTGGCCGGGGCCCTGGAGGAGGCCGCCGGGCGCGGCGGGCGGCTGACCGTGGCCGATCTGTCCCGGCTGGAGTTCGCCGACTCGACCGGGCTGCACGCCCTGCTGAACGCCCAGCGCCGCCACGACGAGGCCGGGGTGCGGCTGGTCCTGGCCGGACCGCTCGGGGCGGGCGTACGGCGGCTCTTCGAGGTCTCGGGCACGCTCGACGCCTTCACGTTCGCCGACACGGTGGACGCGGCGCTGGCATGCTGA
- a CDS encoding PP2C family protein-serine/threonine phosphatase: MAPLKEHIATRSEQQSPSDLWGTAPYAAVVVDRAGTVIDLNPAAASLLDGAARGIALSEAAPSWLTDAHRETAVPTGRTAGDDPAPAPPRPAYRGRIGARSFEAHPAPDPDGDVVWWLVDDTGRQLVEEELATERERTAFLAEASNVLLASLNTDRCMQVTAQLASQHLAEAAVVIVPAAGRKLPMAYAVGGGTAERGTVTADPAEVPGLSEALQGFPPVPSRWIDPAALPGWLIPEDFSGTVGSAAVTPLPGHGVPAGVLVLLRGTGATEFNESEEIFARLFAARAGAALSAARLYAEQSDITRTLMRDLLPPRLNRVNGVEFAGGYQPSAARDRVGGDFYDVHPGSTPDDASLAVLGDVCGKGLDAAVLTGKIRNTLQALTPMAGDHEQMLRLLNGALLNSHHTRFATLVLASVRREENRVRLRLTSAGHPAPLVIRNDGRVEEIETRGTLVGALPHIEARTVETYLRPGETCLLYTDGVTEARGGPLGDELFGEERLKRAMGECGGMPGTAVVEHVQMLASQWLHDGRHDDMALVAITAPPTTHLSAVDGHTRGRYTA, translated from the coding sequence ATGGCACCTCTGAAGGAACACATCGCGACGAGATCTGAGCAGCAGTCACCGTCCGACCTGTGGGGCACGGCCCCGTACGCCGCCGTCGTCGTCGACAGGGCCGGAACAGTCATCGACCTCAACCCGGCAGCCGCCTCTCTCCTCGACGGCGCGGCCCGGGGCATCGCCCTCTCGGAGGCGGCGCCGTCCTGGCTGACGGACGCCCACCGGGAGACGGCGGTCCCCACCGGCCGCACCGCCGGAGACGACCCGGCCCCGGCGCCGCCCCGCCCCGCCTACCGCGGCAGGATCGGTGCGCGGAGCTTCGAGGCACATCCGGCCCCGGACCCTGACGGCGACGTGGTGTGGTGGCTGGTCGACGACACCGGCCGGCAGCTCGTCGAGGAGGAACTGGCCACGGAGCGGGAGCGCACCGCCTTCCTGGCCGAGGCGTCGAACGTCCTGCTGGCATCGCTGAACACCGACCGCTGCATGCAGGTCACCGCCCAACTCGCTTCCCAGCACCTCGCCGAGGCCGCCGTGGTCATCGTTCCCGCCGCCGGGCGGAAGCTGCCCATGGCGTACGCGGTCGGAGGCGGGACCGCGGAACGCGGCACGGTGACGGCGGACCCCGCCGAGGTCCCCGGCCTGAGCGAGGCCTTGCAGGGCTTCCCGCCCGTTCCCTCCCGCTGGATAGACCCGGCGGCACTGCCCGGCTGGCTCATCCCGGAGGACTTCTCCGGCACCGTCGGGTCGGCCGCCGTCACCCCGCTGCCGGGTCACGGGGTCCCGGCGGGCGTCCTGGTCCTGCTGCGCGGCACGGGTGCCACCGAGTTCAACGAGAGCGAAGAGATCTTCGCCCGGCTGTTCGCCGCGCGGGCCGGCGCCGCCCTGTCCGCCGCCCGGCTGTACGCCGAGCAGAGCGACATCACGCGCACCCTGATGCGGGATCTGCTGCCGCCCCGGCTGAACCGGGTGAACGGAGTCGAGTTCGCCGGCGGCTACCAGCCCTCCGCCGCGCGCGACCGGGTGGGCGGCGACTTCTACGACGTACACCCCGGCAGCACACCCGACGACGCGTCCCTGGCCGTCCTCGGCGACGTGTGCGGAAAGGGTCTGGACGCGGCCGTACTCACCGGCAAGATCCGCAACACGCTGCAGGCCCTGACGCCGATGGCGGGCGACCACGAACAGATGCTGCGCCTGCTCAACGGGGCGCTCCTCAACTCGCACCACACCCGCTTCGCGACCCTCGTGCTGGCTTCGGTCCGGCGCGAGGAGAACCGGGTGCGCCTGCGCCTCACGTCGGCGGGCCACCCCGCCCCCCTGGTGATCCGCAACGACGGCCGCGTCGAGGAGATCGAGACCCGGGGAACCCTCGTCGGGGCGCTGCCCCACATCGAGGCCCGCACCGTGGAGACCTACCTCCGTCCGGGCGAGACGTGTCTGCTCTACACCGACGGCGTGACCGAGGCGCGCGGCGGCCCCCTCGGCGACGAACTCTTCGGCGAGGAGCGGCTGAAGCGGGCCATGGGGGAGTGCGGGGGCATGCCGGGCACCGCCGTGGTCGAGCACGTCCAGATGCTCGCGTCCCAGTGGCTGCACGACGGCAGGCACGACGACATGGCGCTCGTCGCGATCACCGCCCCGCCGACCACCCACCTGAGCGCGGTGGACGGCCACACCCGGGGCAGGTACACGGCATGA
- a CDS encoding cobalamin B12-binding domain-containing protein — protein MSTHTHAAPGVRGLQDRLWAAVTDRDEHAAASVVFAALDDGTDAETVLLDVIAPVQARVGTEWAANRIGVAQEHAASAIAERIVAALAHHPAVRTTPRLGRVTVACVDQEWHVLPARLLAEVLTLRGWQVDFLGAQVPTPHLIGHLHDHGADVVALSSSIPTRLPTAHAAITACQAVGVPVLAGGAAFGPDGRHARRLGADAWEPDARSAARRIADGIPVPVPPPGRQQIDDLPHLGDQEYTLVVRSRPQLVREVLAQLESRFPAAAAYTEQQREHTAQDIAHIVDHLGVALYMDDDELFTGFLEWTAGILEARRVPALSLRPVLDVLGTELKDFPRSTRLLGQARTVLDAFLATAGHNHGASDDRTSLSALHPGS, from the coding sequence ATGAGTACGCACACACATGCCGCGCCAGGAGTGCGCGGCCTTCAGGACCGGTTGTGGGCCGCGGTCACCGACCGGGACGAACACGCGGCCGCCTCGGTGGTCTTCGCCGCCCTGGACGACGGGACCGACGCGGAGACCGTCCTGCTCGACGTCATCGCCCCGGTGCAGGCACGGGTCGGCACCGAGTGGGCGGCCAACCGGATCGGCGTGGCGCAGGAGCACGCGGCCAGCGCCATCGCCGAGAGGATCGTCGCCGCCCTCGCCCACCACCCGGCCGTGCGCACCACGCCGAGGCTGGGCCGGGTCACCGTGGCCTGTGTGGACCAGGAATGGCACGTGCTGCCGGCCCGTCTGCTGGCCGAGGTCCTGACGCTGCGCGGATGGCAGGTCGACTTCCTCGGGGCCCAGGTGCCCACGCCGCACCTCATCGGGCACCTGCACGACCACGGTGCGGACGTGGTCGCACTGTCCTCCTCGATCCCCACCCGGCTGCCCACCGCGCACGCAGCGATCACCGCCTGCCAGGCCGTGGGCGTGCCCGTGCTGGCCGGCGGAGCGGCGTTCGGGCCCGACGGACGGCACGCGCGCCGGCTGGGCGCCGACGCCTGGGAGCCCGACGCACGCTCCGCGGCACGCCGTATCGCGGACGGCATCCCGGTGCCGGTGCCGCCCCCCGGCAGGCAGCAGATCGACGATCTGCCGCACCTCGGCGACCAGGAGTACACCCTCGTCGTGCGCAGCAGGCCGCAGCTCGTGCGGGAGGTGCTGGCCCAGCTGGAGAGCCGCTTCCCCGCGGCGGCTGCCTACACGGAACAGCAACGCGAGCACACGGCGCAGGACATCGCCCACATCGTCGACCATCTGGGCGTCGCCCTCTACATGGACGACGACGAGCTCTTCACCGGCTTCCTGGAGTGGACCGCGGGCATCCTCGAGGCCCGGCGGGTCCCGGCCCTGTCCTTGAGGCCGGTCCTCGACGTCCTGGGGACGGAGCTCAAGGACTTCCCCCGATCCACCCGGCTGCTCGGCCAGGCGCGCACCGTCCTGGACGCCTTCCTGGCAACCGCCGGCCACAACCACGGAGCCTCGGATGACCGAACTTCCCTGTCCGCCCTTCACCCTGGCAGTTGA
- a CDS encoding STAS domain-containing protein, producing the protein MTELPCPPFTLAVEAGPGAVRLCLAGDLDYDSTEELVERAQACLVADPGLRDLFLDCSGLRLCDSTGVSGLLLIHRGTTSRGVALHLENAPAFLRRILDVTGTRRLFVLDGGGGQAEQAEEDPPPADARYQAVPPPAPSG; encoded by the coding sequence ATGACCGAACTTCCCTGTCCGCCCTTCACCCTGGCAGTTGAGGCCGGTCCGGGCGCCGTACGTCTGTGTCTCGCCGGTGACCTGGACTACGACAGCACCGAGGAGCTCGTGGAGCGCGCCCAGGCCTGCCTCGTGGCCGACCCCGGCCTGCGCGACCTCTTCCTGGACTGCTCCGGGCTCCGGCTGTGCGACTCGACGGGCGTCTCCGGTCTGCTGCTGATCCACCGCGGCACGACGTCGCGCGGTGTGGCGCTGCACCTGGAGAACGCGCCGGCCTTCCTCCGCAGGATCCTGGACGTCACCGGGACCCGCCGGCTCTTCGTCCTCGACGGGGGCGGGGGCCAGGCCGAACAGGCGGAGGAGGACCCGCCGCCCGCCGACGCCAGGTACCAGGCCGTCCCGCCGCCCGCCCCCTCCGGCTGA
- a CDS encoding ATP-binding protein yields the protein MPRNAAAARDVVTRLLETQFCALGGEGPADVVVADALLVTSELVTNAVRHGGGLTGFAAEITDDGLLLTVADASTRAPVTEKRDPGVASVGGYGWLLVRRLATRVSVTYFPGGKHIVALVALS from the coding sequence GTGCCGCGGAACGCGGCGGCCGCGCGTGACGTCGTCACCCGGCTCCTGGAGACGCAGTTCTGTGCGCTGGGCGGCGAAGGCCCGGCCGATGTCGTGGTGGCCGACGCCCTGCTGGTGACCTCGGAGCTCGTGACCAACGCGGTCAGGCACGGCGGCGGACTCACCGGATTCGCCGCGGAGATCACCGACGACGGCCTCCTCCTCACCGTCGCCGACGCCAGCACGCGGGCGCCGGTCACCGAGAAGCGCGACCCCGGGGTCGCCTCCGTCGGCGGCTACGGTTGGCTGCTGGTGCGGCGGCTGGCGACGCGGGTCTCCGTCACGTACTTCCCCGGGGGCAAGCACATCGTCGCGCTGGTCGCCCTCTCCTGA
- a CDS encoding SulP family inorganic anion transporter: MSTSVLSRAGLPRGFRPSWLSPKVFRTEALAGLVVGLALIPEAISFSIIAGVDPAVGLFAAFTMAVVISVVGGRPAMISAATGAVALVIAPLNREHGFGYLIAGVILGGVFQVVLGALGVARLMRFVPRSVMVGFVNALAILVFLGQVPELSDVPWPVYPLVIGGLALMVLFPRITRAVPAPLVSIVILTAITVAAGIAVPTVGDKGELPSSLPVPGLPDVPFTLDTLTTVAPYALAMALVGLMESLMTAKLVDEITDTHSSKTRESVGQGIANIVTGFLGGMGGCAMIGQTMINVKVSGARTRLSTFLAGVFLMVLCIAFGPLVSRIPMAALVAVMVMVCFATFDWHSVAPRTLKRMPAGEIVVMIVTVVCVVLTENLAVGVVVGSVTAMVIFARRVAHLADVTSVVDRDGGRVVYSVFGELFFASSNDLVGRFDYAGDPEEVVIDLSAAHIWDASAVATLDAVTTKYEQRGKSVEITGLNERSADLHGSLSGRLTGGG; encoded by the coding sequence TTGTCCACATCCGTACTGTCCCGGGCCGGCCTGCCGCGCGGCTTCCGCCCGTCCTGGCTGTCCCCGAAGGTCTTCCGCACGGAGGCCCTGGCGGGTCTCGTCGTGGGGCTGGCGCTGATCCCCGAGGCGATCTCGTTCTCGATCATCGCCGGGGTCGACCCGGCGGTCGGCCTCTTCGCCGCCTTCACGATGGCCGTCGTCATCTCCGTCGTCGGCGGCAGGCCCGCGATGATCTCCGCCGCGACGGGCGCGGTCGCCCTCGTCATCGCCCCGCTCAACCGGGAGCACGGCTTCGGCTACCTGATCGCGGGAGTCATCCTGGGCGGGGTCTTCCAGGTCGTCCTCGGCGCGCTCGGCGTCGCCAGGCTGATGCGGTTCGTGCCCCGCAGCGTGATGGTCGGCTTCGTCAACGCCCTGGCGATCCTGGTCTTCCTGGGCCAGGTCCCCGAACTGAGCGACGTCCCCTGGCCCGTGTACCCGCTGGTCATCGGCGGCCTGGCCCTGATGGTGCTCTTCCCGAGGATCACCCGGGCGGTCCCCGCCCCGCTGGTCTCCATCGTCATCCTGACCGCGATCACCGTGGCCGCGGGCATCGCCGTACCGACCGTCGGCGACAAGGGCGAACTGCCCTCGTCCCTGCCGGTGCCCGGCCTGCCGGACGTGCCCTTCACGCTGGACACCCTGACCACCGTCGCGCCGTACGCGCTGGCCATGGCGCTGGTCGGCCTGATGGAGTCGCTGATGACGGCCAAGCTGGTCGACGAGATCACCGACACCCACTCCAGCAAGACCCGTGAGTCGGTCGGCCAGGGCATCGCCAACATCGTGACCGGCTTCCTGGGAGGCATGGGCGGCTGCGCCATGATCGGCCAGACCATGATCAACGTGAAGGTCTCCGGCGCCCGCACCCGGTTGTCCACGTTCCTCGCGGGTGTCTTCCTGATGGTGCTGTGCATCGCGTTCGGGCCGCTCGTCTCCCGGATCCCCATGGCGGCCCTCGTCGCGGTCATGGTCATGGTGTGCTTCGCCACCTTCGACTGGCACTCCGTCGCCCCGAGGACCCTGAAGCGGATGCCCGCCGGGGAGATCGTCGTGATGATCGTCACGGTGGTCTGTGTCGTGCTGACCGAGAACCTCGCCGTCGGCGTCGTCGTCGGATCGGTCACGGCCATGGTCATCTTCGCCCGCCGGGTCGCCCACCTCGCCGACGTCACGTCCGTCGTCGACCGGGACGGCGGCCGGGTCGTCTACTCCGTCTTCGGAGAGCTCTTCTTCGCGTCGTCCAACGACCTCGTCGGCCGGTTCGACTACGCCGGCGATCCGGAGGAGGTGGTCATCGACCTGTCCGCCGCGCACATCTGGGACGCGTCGGCGGTGGCCACCCTGGACGCCGTCACCACGAAGTACGAACAGCGCGGGAAGAGCGTCGAGATCACGGGTCTCAACGAGCGGAGCGCCGACCTCCACGGCTCCCTCAGCGGCCGGCTCACCGGCGGCGGCTGA
- a CDS encoding helix-turn-helix domain-containing protein codes for MAGPGRETRGIVDASDLFTHVRFRLRDPAPALRTHLEHYWLIDWDLAEPYISQVVPHPSVHLVFQRTDSGSEAERAGFAEVYGVVQGLFSQRLEGRGRVCGVKFRPGAFRPFAPGRPVSEWTGRRVPADEALAAPTDGPPASGTARSVLGPADEDARVAALDSYLLPLVPPPDPQAELATALAELVRTDRSLLRVDALARAGGMSVRSLQRLFSAYVGVGPKWVILRHRIHEALQRAGTDPDPDWAELAADLGYSDQAHLVRDFTATVGVPPAAFTQR; via the coding sequence ATGGCCGGACCAGGACGCGAGACACGGGGCATCGTCGACGCCTCCGACCTGTTCACCCACGTCCGTTTCCGCCTCCGCGACCCCGCCCCCGCTCTCCGGACACATCTGGAGCACTACTGGCTGATCGACTGGGACCTCGCGGAGCCCTACATCTCGCAGGTGGTGCCGCACCCGAGCGTCCATCTGGTCTTCCAGCGCACGGATTCCGGCAGCGAGGCGGAGCGGGCCGGCTTCGCCGAGGTCTACGGCGTCGTGCAGGGCCTGTTCAGCCAGCGGCTGGAGGGCCGGGGACGGGTGTGCGGCGTGAAGTTCCGGCCGGGCGCCTTCCGGCCGTTCGCCCCTGGCCGGCCCGTGTCGGAATGGACCGGGCGCCGGGTCCCCGCCGACGAGGCTCTGGCCGCCCCCACGGACGGCCCTCCGGCCTCGGGGACCGCGCGGTCCGTGCTCGGCCCGGCCGACGAGGACGCCCGGGTCGCGGCACTGGACTCGTACCTGCTCCCGCTCGTGCCCCCGCCGGACCCGCAGGCGGAGCTCGCGACGGCGCTCGCCGAGCTCGTGCGCACGGACCGCTCACTGCTGCGCGTGGACGCCCTCGCCCGTGCGGGAGGCATGTCCGTGCGCTCGCTGCAGCGCCTGTTCTCCGCCTACGTGGGGGTGGGGCCCAAGTGGGTCATCCTCCGCCACCGCATCCACGAGGCCCTGCAACGCGCCGGGACGGACCCGGACCCCGACTGGGCGGAGCTCGCCGCCGATCTCGGCTACAGCGATCAGGCGCACCTGGTCAGGGACTTCACGGCGACGGTGGGCGTCCCCCCTGCCGCCTTCACGCAGCGCTGA
- a CDS encoding TIGR03086 family metal-binding protein codes for MKTISELLEKAAARAVPVVRGIDDAQLSGPTPCSDYDVRALLNHLFVVIENFQALAVKGSTDFSRTDDVVTGDWRGRFGDVSALLAKAWAEPGAEEGTPGRMGIPARTVGLMVLGDMTVHAWDLARATGQDFEPDASVVAELEPGLEAMAPQAREMKVFGEPFPVSPGATAFERALAVTGRDPGWSPVRR; via the coding sequence ATGAAGACGATCAGCGAACTCCTCGAGAAAGCCGCCGCGCGGGCGGTCCCCGTCGTACGGGGCATCGACGACGCCCAGTTGTCCGGGCCCACGCCGTGCAGCGACTACGACGTCCGGGCCCTGCTGAACCATCTCTTCGTCGTGATCGAGAACTTCCAGGCACTCGCGGTCAAGGGATCGACCGACTTCAGCCGGACGGATGATGTCGTCACGGGGGACTGGCGCGGCCGGTTCGGCGACGTGTCGGCGCTGTTGGCGAAGGCGTGGGCCGAGCCGGGGGCGGAGGAAGGAACGCCGGGACGCATGGGGATCCCGGCCAGAACGGTCGGGCTCATGGTGCTGGGGGACATGACCGTGCACGCCTGGGACCTGGCCCGGGCGACGGGCCAGGACTTCGAGCCCGACGCCTCCGTGGTGGCGGAACTGGAGCCCGGTCTGGAGGCGATGGCCCCGCAGGCGCGGGAGATGAAGGTGTTCGGTGAGCCGTTCCCCGTATCGCCCGGGGCTACGGCCTTCGAGCGGGCGCTGGCCGTGACGGGCCGCGATCCGGGCTGGAGTCCGGTGCGCCGCTGA
- a CDS encoding STAS domain-containing protein, producing MVSEPLDNSAPAGPPVVAAEGEIGGHWVVRAQGDLDSDSIDPLFIAVWQAVAGHPVVVLDTSAVTFADSSFLSLLIEVHQRTDLRIAAPGPALERLLRTAGVDQVLRSYPSLDAALGAPPIAS from the coding sequence ATGGTCAGCGAGCCTCTCGACAACTCCGCGCCGGCCGGCCCGCCCGTGGTGGCGGCCGAAGGAGAGATCGGCGGTCACTGGGTCGTCCGGGCCCAGGGCGATCTCGACTCGGACAGCATCGATCCCCTCTTCATCGCCGTGTGGCAGGCCGTGGCCGGGCACCCGGTCGTCGTGCTGGACACGTCCGCCGTCACCTTCGCGGACTCCTCGTTCCTGAGTCTCCTCATCGAGGTGCACCAGCGGACGGACCTGCGCATCGCCGCACCGGGGCCGGCCCTGGAGCGGCTCCTGCGGACCGCGGGGGTCGACCAGGTGCTCCGCAGCTATCCGTCGCTCGACGCGGCCCTCGGCGCGCCGCCGATCGCGTCCTGA
- a CDS encoding MerR family transcriptional regulator produces the protein MSTVSSEHMQIGEVAARTELSLRTIRHYEETGLVAPSARSRGGFRLYTEADVARLMVIRRMKPLGFTLDEMRDLLEAVDRLDAGTELSTDERDELLERVRTYERAASEQVAKVRVQLARAEEFALTLRTRLERGGSPEA, from the coding sequence ATGTCCACCGTGAGCAGCGAGCACATGCAGATCGGCGAGGTCGCCGCGCGCACCGAGCTGTCGCTGCGCACCATCCGGCACTACGAGGAGACCGGGCTCGTGGCCCCCTCCGCCCGCTCCCGCGGCGGGTTCCGGCTGTACACCGAGGCGGACGTGGCCCGGCTGATGGTCATCCGCCGGATGAAGCCCCTGGGCTTCACCCTGGACGAGATGCGGGACCTGCTGGAGGCGGTCGACCGCCTCGACGCGGGCACGGAGCTGTCGACGGACGAGCGCGACGAACTCCTGGAGCGGGTCCGCACGTACGAGCGGGCCGCGTCCGAGCAGGTCGCCAAGGTGCGGGTCCAGCTGGCGCGGGCCGAGGAGTTCGCCCTGACCCTGCGCACGCGCCTGGAACGGGGCGGATCGCCGGAGGCCTGA